DNA from Dietzia lutea:
AGGGCGTCCAGCTCGACGCCCCGCTTGTTGGCCTGCTGTGTCAGGTAGGACACCCACCACGACCGGGCCTCGGCGGGCGGCGCGCCGGCGTCCACCGTGGCGAGGATGAGGTCCAGGGCGCCGGCGTTGACGAGATCGCGCATCTCCTCGTCCGACACGCCCCAGTCCGCCTGCACGCGCGCCCGACGCACCCACGGCAGCTCCGGCAGCGTCGCGCGGATCGACTCGATGAGCTCCTCCGTCGGCTCGACGGGCGCCAGGTCCGGCTCGGGGAAATAGCGGTAGTCCTCGGCCGACTCCTTCGGGCGACCGGCGGTCGTCGTGCCGTCCGACTCGTGGAAGTGCCGGGTCTCCAGGACGACCTCGCCGCCGGACTCGAGCACGTCCGCCTGGCGGCACATCTCGTGGCGCACCGCGATCTCGACGCTGCGCAGTGAGTTGACGTTCTTGGTCTCGGTGCGGGTACCGAACTCGGTGGCGCCCTTGGGCATCAGTGAGACGTTCGCGTCGCAGCGCATCGACCCCTGATCCATCCGGACGTCGGATACGTCGAGGCTCTTGAGAAGGTCACGCAGTGCCGACACGTAGGCGCGGGCGATCTCGGGGGCCCGCTCCCCCGCCCCGACGATCGGCTTGGAGACGATCTCGATGAGCGGCACGCCGGCACGGTTGAAGTCCAGCAGCGAGTGCGTGGCGCCGTGGATGCGGCCGGTCGCCGAGCCCACGTGCGTGGACTTCCCGGTGTCCTCTTCCATGTGGGCGCGCTCGATGTCCACCCGCCAGGTGGAGCCGTCCTCGAGCTGGACGTCGAGGTAGCCGTCGTGGGCGATCGGCTCGTCGTACTGCGAGATCTGGTAGTTCTTCGGCTGGTCCGGGTAGAAGTAGTTCTTCCGGGCAAACCGGCTGTACGGCGCGATCGAGCAGTTCAGCGCGAGACCGATCTTGATGGCCCACTCGACCGCCTGCCGGTTGGCGACCGGCAACGCGCCCGGCAGGCCGATGCACACCGGACACACCTGCGTGTTGGGCTCGGCCCCGAACGCGGTCGGACACCCGCAGAACATCTTGGTGTTGGTGTGCAGCTCGACGTGCACCTCCATACCCATGACGGGATCGAAACGTGACACGACCTCGGTGAACTCCATGCCGAACAATCTAGCCGAAGAGGCAGGCGGCCTCGCGGTAGCGGTCCTCCGGAACTGTCTTGAGCACCGACACGGCCTCCTCGACCGGCACCATCGCGATCGACTCCCCCCGCAAGGCGACGATCTGGCCGAAATCCCCGCGGTGCACGGCATGCGCCGCATGCACCCCGAACCGGGTCGCCAGATTGCGGTCGTAGGCGGTCGGCGTGCCGCCCCGCTGAATGTGGCCCAGCACCGTGGTGCGGACGTCGCGGTTCATGCGCTCACGGATCGCCGTCGCCATCTGGTCCGCGACCCCGGTGAAGACCTCGTGCCCGAACTGGTCGGTGCCACCCTCGCGCAGGGTCATTCCGGAGCCCTCGACGGGTGTCGCGCCCTCGGCGACCACGCAGATGCCGTAGGCCTCCCCCATCTGGAAGCGACGCTTCATCACCTTGCACACGTAGTCGATGTCGAACGGGACCTCGGGGATCACGATCATGTGCGCCCCCGAGGCGAGCCCGGCGTGTAGAGCGATCCAGCCGGCATGACGGCCCATCACCTCGACCAGCATCACCCGCTCGTGGGACTCCGCGGTCGTGTGCAGACGGTCGATGGCGTCCGAGGCGATCGACACGGCCGTGTCGAAGCCGAAGGTGTAGTCGGTGCCACCGACGTCGTTGTCGATGGTCTTGGGCACGCCCACCACGGGTATGCCGTTCTCGGTGAGCCACCGGGCGGCCTTGAGCGTACCGTCGCCGCCGATCGCCACCAGGGCGTCCAGGGCGTGCCGCTCGAGCGTCTGACGGATCTCCGGGAGGCTGGCCGTCAGAATGTCCGGGTTGAGTCGGCCGGTCCCGAGGATCGTGCCACCGCGGAGCAGGATGCGGTCGATGCCCTCGTCGTCGAACAGTGGGACCGCACGGTCCTCCACCACGCCGGACCACCCGTCCTGGAAGCCCAGGACCGGCGAGTCGTACTCGGAGTTGGCGGTGCGGACCAGGGCGCGGATCACCGCGTTGAGGCCGGGGCAGTCGCCGCCGGCGGTGAGGACACCTATACGCACGTCGAGCTCCTCTCGGTTCCCCCGCAGTCTAGGGGCGCACGGCCTCCCGCCGCGCGGGTCACCTCGCCGAGCGGGTCACCTCGCCGGGCTGGTCGCCGGCTCCGCGAACGACTGATCGCCCGTCTTGAACGCCATCGTGACGAGGCCGCCGAGCAGGACGACCACCGCGGGCAGGAACATCGAGTCCGCGACCGCCTGACCGATGTCCCCGTGCGCGACCTGGCGAGCCTGCATCAGCGCGCCGATCGCGGCGGAACCCAGCACGGCGCCGACCTGGCGAGTGGTGTTGTACACGCCGGACCCGGCGCCCGCGGAGGCCAGCTCGAGGCGGCGCATCGCGGTGGAGGACGTCGGCGCCCACACACACCCGTTGGCCACCCCCATGAGGGCGATGGGGCCGAGCAGGACGAGCACCGGCGTCTGCGAGTCCATCACCAGCGCCAGCCAGAACAGGGAGATCGCGAAGGAGAAGTACCCGACGCCCGTGAAGATCCGCGGGTCGAGGCGATCGGCCCACCGGCCCACGACCGGCGCGAGGACACCGGCGACAAGAGCCATCGGCAGCAGCATGAGGCCGGCCCGCGTCGGGGTCAGCTCCTTGACGCCCTGCAGGTAGAACATGAGCGGCACCATGGTGCCGGCGGTGACGAAGCCGATCGTCGATACGCCGAACGTGCCGATCGAGAAGTTGCGGTCGCGGAACAACCGTAGAGGGACCAGCGGCTCGGTCCGCACGCGCGACTGCCACCACACGAACATGGCGAGCCCCACGACCCCGGCCACGATCAGCGCCGCGGTCGTTCCGCCCCAGCCGTGTGACTCGCCCTGCTGGATGCCGAACACCAGCAGGAACATGCCGATCGCCGACAGCACGATCCCGGGCACGTCGTAGGAGCGCGTGCGGGTCTCGAGCACCGGCACCCACAGCCACACCAGCACCACGGCGAGTACACCGAACGGGATGTTGACGAAAAAGATCCAGCGCCAGTCGAAGGCGTCGATCAGCACGCCGCCGAACACCGGGCCGACCACCGACGCGATCCCGGCCACGGCGCCCCACGTGCCCATCGCCGCGCCCCGACGCTCGGGCGCGAAGACGCGCGTGATCACGCTCAGCGACTGCGGCGTCAGGAGCGCGGCCCCGACACCCTGGAACACCCGGGCGACGATGAGCATCTCGACGTTCGGGGCCAGGCCGCACCACAGCGACGCCCCGGTGAACACGACCAGTCCCGCGATCGCGACCGTGCGCGGTCCGATCTGGTCCCCGAGCCGCCCGGTGAACAGCAGCGGGACCACGTACGCCAGCAGGTAGGCGCTGGTCACCCAGATCACCTGGTTGGTGCTGGCACCGAGCTGGGTGACGAACGCGTCGGTGGCCACGGCGACGATCGTCTGGTCCACCAGGATCATGAAGAACCCGATGACCAGGGCCGCGAGGGCCTTCCAGGCGTCCCGCTCGGGGACCGTGGTCACGCTATCGCGCCTCTCGCGGCCTCGTATGCGGCGCCCACCCGGTAGAGGCGGTCGTCGGCGAGCGCCGGCGCCATGATCTGCAAGCCCGCGGGCAGTCCGTCGACGAGACCGGACGGCACGGACATGCCGCAGTGCCCGGCGAGGTTGAGCGGCAGCGTGCACAGGTCGAACTGGTACATCGCGACCGGGTCCTCGACCTTGTCCCCCAGCGGGAACGCCGTCGTGGGCGTGGTCGGCGAGACGAGGACGTCCACCTTCTGGTAGGCGGCGTCGAAGTCGCGCGCGATGAGCGTGCGCACCTTCTGCGCCTGGCCGTAGAAGGCGTCGTAGTAGCCGGCCGACAGGGCGTATGTGCCCAGCATGATGCGGCGCTTGACCTCCGGCCCGAAGCCGGCCTCGCGGCTCGCGGCCATGACCTGGTCGGCCGAGCCCTCGCCGGTCCGCAGGCCGTAGCGCATCGCGTCGAAGCGCGCGAGGTTGCTGGAGACCTCGGACGGGAGGATGAGGTAGTAGGCGGGCAGTGCGTAGCGGAAGTTGGGGCAGGAGACCTCGACGATCTCGGCGCCCAGCTCGCGCAGGGTGTCGACCGCGGCGCGGAACGACGCCTCGACGCCGGGCTGGTAACCCTCGCCCGAGAACTCCGAGACCACGCCGACGCGCAGTCCGGTCAGGTCGCCCTTCGCGCCCTCCCGCGCGGCCGCGACGACGTCCGGGATCGACACGTCGAGGCTCGTGGAGTCACGCGGGTCGTGCCCGGCGATCACCTGGTGCAGCAGCGCGGTGTCCTCGACGGTGCGGCCGCACGGCCCCCCCTGGTCGAGCGAGGAGGCGCAGGCCACGAGGCCGTAGCGCGAGACGGTGCCGTACGTGGGCTTCACGCCGACCGTCGCGGTGAGCGCGGCGGGCTGGCGGATCGACCCACCGGTGTCGGTGCCGATGGCGAGCGGCGCCTGGTGGGACGCGAGCGCCGCGGCCGAACCGCCGCCCGAGCCGCCCGGCGTGCGGCTGGGATCCCAGGGGTTGCGGGTCGGTCCGTAGGCGGAGTTCTCGGTGGAGGACCCCATGGCGAACTCGTCCATGTTGGTCTTGCCGAGGATCGGGATGCCCGCCTCACGCAGCCGACCGGTCACGGTCGCGTCGTAGGGCGAGCGGTATTTCTCGAGGATGCGGGAGCCACACGTGGTGGGCGCGTCGGTGGTGGTGAAGACGTCCTTGAGGGCGATCGGCACGCCGGCCAGCGGGCCGAGCGTCTCACCGGCGGCCAGGCGGGAGTCGACGTCCCGCGCCGCCGCGAGGGCCTCGTCGGCGCCCACGTGCAGGAAGGCGTTGATCTCGCCGTCGACCTCGTCGATCCGGTCCAGGTGCGCACGGGTGACTTCCTCCGAGGACACCTCCCGCGCGGCGATCCGGCCCGCCAGCTCGGCGGCGGTGGCGGTGGTGAGCTCGGTCATGCGTCCTCTCCCAGGATCTGCGGGACCTCGAAGCGCTGCTCGTCGGAGGCCGGGGCCTGGTCGAGCGCCTGCTCCGGGGTCAGACCCGGGGCGACCACGTCGTCCCGGTACACGTTGGTGATCGCGGTGGGGTGGCTCATCGCCGGGACGTCGTCCGCGGCGACCTCGGAGACGGCCTGCACGTGGTCGAGGATGTCGGTGAGCTGCTGTGCGAACGAATCCAGCTCGGCGTCGCTCAGTTCCAGGCGGGAGAGCCTGGCCAGATGCGCGACGTCCCCGCGTGAGATCGAGGTCACGTGCCTGCCCCTTTCCGTGGCGTGGTCGGTACCGGCCCAGCCTAGTCAGGCCGCGGGGGTGCGGCACAATGGGCGTCATGTCTTATCTCCTCCGCGTCATGTTGCCCGACCGACCGGGCAGCCTCGGCTCCCTCGCGGTGGCCCTGGGAACCGTTGACGCGGACATCATCAGCCTCGACGTCGTGGACCGCTTCGACGGTGTCGCGGTGGACGACATCGTCGTGGACGTACCCCACGGCACCTTCCCCGACTCCCTCATCACGGCGGCCGAGCGACTCGACGGCGTGGTCGTGGACTCCCTGCGTCCGTTCGGCGGGATCCTCGACGCCCATCGCGAGCTCGAGCTGATCGACGCGGTCGCCGGGGCGGGCGCCGGGGCCGCGCAGATGCTCGCCGACGAGATCCCCGCCGCACTGCGCGTCGGCTGGGCGTTGGTGCTGGAGGTGACCGGGGACGCGACGTGTCGACTGGTGGCCCGCGGGGAGTCCGCGCCGATGTGGGAGGGGGGCGAGGTCCCCGTCGTGTGCGGCCTGGCACGCGTCACCGCACTGGATGACGACGACGACGAGGTCCCGGCCGAATGGACGGCGATGGACACCGCGTTGGCGGCCGCGCCCCTGAACGCCGGTCACGTCCTGGTGGTCGGTCGGCCCGGCGGCCCCTCGTTCCGGCCGTCGGAGATCGCCCGTCTCGGCTACCTCACCGGGATCCTGCGGACCCTTCACGCCGGCTGAGGCGCGTCGTCACCGGTCGACGTCGTCCGCGTCCGGATCCGCGGTCTCGGCCGGGGCGGGCCCGTTCGCCAGGAGCTCGACGAAGCCTGCCTCGTCCAGGATGGTCAGCCCGAGCTCCTCGGCCTTCGCCGCCTTCGAGCCCGGGTTGTCGCCCACGACCACGTAGTCGGTCTTCTTGGACACCGAACCCGAGGCCTTGCCGCCGCGGGCGATGATGGCCTCCTTGATGCCGTCGCGGGTGAAGCCCTCGAGCGAGCCCGTGGCGACGATCGTCAGCCCCTCGAGCGTCCGCGGGATCGACTCGTCCCGCTCATCGGCCATCGAGACGCCGGCCGCCGTCCACCGGTCGACGATCTCGCGATGCCAGTCGACGCCGAACCACTCGACCACCGACGCGGCGATCGTCTGGCCCACGCCGTCGGTCTCGGCCAGTTCCTCCTCGGACGCGGCGCGGATGGCCTCCATCGTCCCGAACCTGGTCGCGAGGGCACGCGCGGCCGTGGGACCGACATGACGGATCGACAGGGCGACCAGGACCCGCCACAGCGGCCGGTCCTTCGCGGTGGCGAGGTTGGCCAGCAGCTTGCGTCCGTTCTCGGTGAGCACGGTCCGCTCGGGCTCGGCCCCCTCCTCCATCTGCTTCCGCGTCGCCTTGTCGATACGGGTGTAGAGGTGGGTGCGGAGGAGATCGGCCTCGGTGAGATCGAAGAGCCCGGCCTCGTTCTCGAGCACGCCACTGGCGAGGAGGTCGGACGCCCCCTCGTATCCGAGTGCCTCGATGTCCAGCGCGTTGCGGGAGGCGAGGTAGAACAGCCGCTCGCGCAGCTGGGCGGGGCACGACCGCTGGTTGGGGCAGCGCCAATCGGCGTCGCCCTCGCGGGCGGGGGCCAGGACGGTGTCGCACTCGGGGCAGCGCTCGGGGAAGACGAACTCGCGCTCGGTCCCGTCGCGCCGCTCGACCACGGGACCGAGGACCTCGGGGATCACGTCGCCGGCCTTGCGGATCACCACGGTGTCGCCGATGAGCACGCCCTTGCGGATCACCTCGGTCTGGTTGTGCAGCGTCGCCAGTGAGACCGTCGACCCCGCGACGAGGACCGGCTCCATGTAGGCGAACGGGGTCACGCGCCCGGTCCGGCCGACGGAGACCCGGATGTCGAGCAACTCCGTCATGACCTCCTCGGGCGGGTACTTGTAGGCGATCGCCCACCGCGGGGCCCGGGAGGTCTGGCCGAGGCGGCGCTGGACGGCGCGGTCGTCGATCTTCACCACGAGCCCGTCGATCTCGTGCTCGGGGTCGCCGCGGTGCTCACCCCAGTACCGCATGCGCTCGACCACCTCCTCGACGCCGGTGGCGGGCGCGGTGTGCGGGGAGACCGGCAGGCCCCAGTCCGCCAGGGCCAGGTAGACGTCGTGGAGGCTCTGGAACGTCGCGCCCTCCACCGCTCCGAGCCCGTGGCAGTACATGCCGAGACGGCGCTGGGCGGTGATGGCGGGGTTCTTCTGCCGCAGCGACCCCGCGGCGCTGTTGCGGGGGTTGGCGAACGGCGCCTTGCCCTCGGCCACGAGCCGGGCGTTGAGCTCGGCGAAGTCCTCGAGGCGGAAGAAGACCTCCCCGCGGACCTCCAGCAGCGAGGGCACCGGCCGGTCCTCCGTCGGGGTGAGGGTCACCGGGATGTCCTCGATCGTGCGGGCGTTGAGGGTGACGTCCTCGCCGGTGCGCCCGTCGCCACGGGTGGCCGCGCTGACCAGCTTCCCGTCGCGGTAGACCAGATCCAGGGCCACGCCGTCGATCTTCACCTCGCAGAGGAACGGCAGCCGGTTCTCGGGCACGCCCGCCTGCTCGACCGCGGAGGCGACCCAGTCGCGCAGCTCCTCCTCGGAGAAGACGTTGTCGAGACTGGTCATCCGCTCCAGGTGCTCGACCGGGGCGAAGTCGGTGGAGAAGCCACCGCCGACGAGCTGCGTGGGCGAGTCGGCGGTACGCAACCCCGGGTGCTTCTCCTCGAGCGCCTGCAACTCCCCGAACAGCCGGTCGAACTCGGCGTCGGAGACGATCGGCGCGTCCTTGACGTAGTAGCGGAACTGATGGTCGCGGACGGTCTCCGCGAGCTCGGTCCACTCCTGCCTCACCTCCGGCGGGATGTCCCCGGTGCCGACGGGCTCGGTGCTGTCGCTCGCTTGGCTCACACAGACAGGTTATGTCGCAGGCGGCCACGATGCCTCCGCGGTGTCGGAGCGCTGGCCTACGGTGAGCCCATGAACAACGACATCACGCTCCCCGTCACCATCGACCGGAACCGCCTCCTGGCCTTCGACCTCGAGACGACCGGTCCCGACCCGCGTACGGCCCACGTCGTGACCTCGGCCCTGATCGAGATCGACGGGCCACACAAGAAGGCACGGAACTGGCTGGCCGATCCCGGTATCGAGATCCCCGAGGGGGCGACCGCGGTGCACGGCATCACCACCGCCCACGCGAGGGAGCACGGTCGGCCCCACGCGGAGGTCATCGCGGAGACCGTGGAGGCCATCCGGCAGGGATGGCGCGACGGCCGCACGCTCGTGGTGTTCAACGCGTGCTACGACCTGACGATCCTGCGCCGGTGGCACCCGACATTCGAGGTGGCCGGCCCGGTGATCGATCCCTATGTCGTCGACCGTGCCGTCGACCCCTTCCGCAAGGGCAAACGCACGTTGGAGGCGCTGTGCGGTCAGCACGGGGTGCGCCTCGACGCCGCGCACGAGGCGGCCGGGGATGCGCTCGCGGCTGCACGCCTGGCGTGGAAGATGCTGGGGACGCAGCAGAAGTTGTCCGGCTGTGACTGGCGCGAGTCCAACGCACAGCAGGCCCGGTGGCACGAGGCACGCCAGCGGGACTTCGCCGCCTACCTCGAGCGCTGCGGGAAGGACGCGTCCGACGTCAACACCCTGTGGCCGATGGCGACGGTGTAGCCCCGGCCGATCACTCGGCCATCCGGGGCGCGGTCTCCGCGACGAGTCGGGATGCGCGCAGCGCCGCGGCGGCCCCCGAGGGCGAGACGATGTCGTCTGCCGTCGGCGTGAGGACGATCGAGGGCAGGCGCGACTGAGGCGGCGCCCCGAGCCGGTCGAGAAGCGCCACCAACTCCGCCGCGGGTCGTTCGGCCTCGGCGGTGGTCCGCGGCGGCCGGCCGGCACCGGGCAGACCCTCCAACTGGAGGGTGCGGCCGTCCCCCAGCAGGGTGCCGGCGGCGTCGAGGGCGGCGTGCGACCGCGCGGAGTACAGCGGTGAGGCGGGCACGCACGCGCCGTCGAGAGGCGTTTCGCCCCGGGGCGGCTCGGCGATGACGGACCAGACCGGCGGCGCGCCGGGATCCGACGTCGCGGGGACGCGGACCATGACCTCGGCGGCGCCGGCGCGGCGCAGGGCGTCTCCGAAGCGGCACAGCGACAGGGCGAGCTGGTCGGCGGGGACGGCCGCGATCGGGTCGAGGCGGCTGGGTGACTGCACCGTCCCGGCGGCCACCTTCCAGAGCAGTGGCTCGTCGAGCAGGACGCGGGCGCCCGCACGCAGCCGGCCCGCGAGCCGCGCGGCGAAGCCTCCCGCGCCCTCGGTGAGGGAGGCCGCCAGGTCGCGTCGGGCACCGCGGTCGGACAGGACCGGCATCCCGCCGGGCAGTTCCACCTGCGCCGCGAGCGACCACGGGCCCACGATCCGCACCTGGAGCCGACGACGATCGGGCTCGGGCACCTCCTCGGGGTCCCTCGCCAGCTCGTCGGCCTCCTCGAGGGCGTCGCCGTCCCGCTCGAGGTGGTCGGCGGCCCGCCGGGCGAGGCGGCCCGGCGAATCGGCGAGCCGCCACCCGCGCGGCGTGACGTCCGTGGGCAGGTCCGCGAGCATCGCGAGGGTCCGGCCGATCGCGTCCGCGCCGGGGCCCCGGTCAGCCAGCTCCGGCAGGAACGGGAGGGAGTGACACTCCCCCATCACTACGCGGGCCGCCTCGCGGGGATCGGTGCCGGGCATCGGGCCGGGCCCGGTGCTGGACGGTGAGGGACCCGCTCCCGGCGTCACACCGTCTCCGTCGCCGGGCGGGAGGCGGAGATGGTGCCGCTGCCCAGGACGCGGTCGCCGTCGGGCTCGGAGCGGTACAGGACGGCGGCCTGCCCGGGTGCCACCCCGCGGACCGGCTCGTCCATGGTGATCTCGAGCGTGGCGTCCGCGCCGTCCCCGACCCGACGGACGTGCGCCGGGGTGGCCTCGCCGTGCGCGCGGATCTGCACGTGGCAGTCGGTCTCGCGGACCTCGTCGTCGACCAGCCAGTACGGCGAGGTGGCCGTCATGGCGACGGACAGCAGGTGATCCGCGCCGCCGACGGTGACGGTGCCGCTGTCGGCGTCGATCGCGGTGACGTACCGGGGGCGGCCGTCGGCCGCAGGTCCCTGCACACCGAGCCCCTTGCGCTGGCCGATGGTGAACCCGTGGATCCCGTCGTGGCGGCCGAGCTCGTCACCGGTGTCGGCATCGACGACCGCGCCGGGGCGCACCCCGATGCGGGCCCCGAGGAACGCACGCGTGTCGCCGGACGGGATGAAGCAGATGTCGTGGCTGTCGGGCTTGGTGGCCACCGGCAGACCCGCCGCCTCCGCCTCGGCGCGGACCTGCGACTTGAGCGAGTCCCCCAGCGGGAACATCGAGTGGGCGAGCTGCTCGGGGGTGAGCACGCCGAGGACGTAGGACTGGTCCTTGGCCGCGTCGACCGCCCGGCGCAGGACGGGCCGGCGGGAGCCGTCGGGCAGTT
Protein-coding regions in this window:
- the mnmA gene encoding tRNA 2-thiouridine(34) synthase MnmA — its product is MRVLAAMSGGVDSAVAAARAVAAGHEVVGVHLALSTDPATLRTGSRGCCSREDAGDARRVADLLGIPFYVWDFAERFRADVIDDFVESYARGETPNPCLRCNERIKFEALLERGMALGFDAVATGHYARLSTEELPDGSRRPVLRRAVDAAKDQSYVLGVLTPEQLAHSMFPLGDSLKSQVRAEAEAAGLPVATKPDSHDICFIPSGDTRAFLGARIGVRPGAVVDADTGDELGRHDGIHGFTIGQRKGLGVQGPAADGRPRYVTAIDADSGTVTVGGADHLLSVAMTATSPYWLVDDEVRETDCHVQIRAHGEATPAHVRRVGDGADATLEITMDEPVRGVAPGQAAVLYRSEPDGDRVLGSGTISASRPATETV
- a CDS encoding DHA2 family efflux MFS transporter permease subunit; its protein translation is MTTVPERDAWKALAALVIGFFMILVDQTIVAVATDAFVTQLGASTNQVIWVTSAYLLAYVVPLLFTGRLGDQIGPRTVAIAGLVVFTGASLWCGLAPNVEMLIVARVFQGVGAALLTPQSLSVITRVFAPERRGAAMGTWGAVAGIASVVGPVFGGVLIDAFDWRWIFFVNIPFGVLAVVLVWLWVPVLETRTRSYDVPGIVLSAIGMFLLVFGIQQGESHGWGGTTAALIVAGVVGLAMFVWWQSRVRTEPLVPLRLFRDRNFSIGTFGVSTIGFVTAGTMVPLMFYLQGVKELTPTRAGLMLLPMALVAGVLAPVVGRWADRLDPRIFTGVGYFSFAISLFWLALVMDSQTPVLVLLGPIALMGVANGCVWAPTSSTAMRRLELASAGAGSGVYNTTRQVGAVLGSAAIGALMQARQVAHGDIGQAVADSMFLPAVVVLLGGLVTMAFKTGDQSFAEPATSPAR
- a CDS encoding ATP-dependent 6-phosphofructokinase, giving the protein MRIGVLTAGGDCPGLNAVIRALVRTANSEYDSPVLGFQDGWSGVVEDRAVPLFDDEGIDRILLRGGTILGTGRLNPDILTASLPEIRQTLERHALDALVAIGGDGTLKAARWLTENGIPVVGVPKTIDNDVGGTDYTFGFDTAVSIASDAIDRLHTTAESHERVMLVEVMGRHAGWIALHAGLASGAHMIVIPEVPFDIDYVCKVMKRRFQMGEAYGICVVAEGATPVEGSGMTLREGGTDQFGHEVFTGVADQMATAIRERMNRDVRTTVLGHIQRGGTPTAYDRNLATRFGVHAAHAVHRGDFGQIVALRGESIAMVPVEEAVSVLKTVPEDRYREAACLFG
- a CDS encoding amino acid-binding protein, encoding MSYLLRVMLPDRPGSLGSLAVALGTVDADIISLDVVDRFDGVAVDDIVVDVPHGTFPDSLITAAERLDGVVVDSLRPFGGILDAHRELELIDAVAGAGAGAAQMLADEIPAALRVGWALVLEVTGDATCRLVARGESAPMWEGGEVPVVCGLARVTALDDDDDEVPAEWTAMDTALAAAPLNAGHVLVVGRPGGPSFRPSEIARLGYLTGILRTLHAG
- the gatA gene encoding Asp-tRNA(Asn)/Glu-tRNA(Gln) amidotransferase subunit GatA, which gives rise to MTELTTATAAELAGRIAAREVSSEEVTRAHLDRIDEVDGEINAFLHVGADEALAAARDVDSRLAAGETLGPLAGVPIALKDVFTTTDAPTTCGSRILEKYRSPYDATVTGRLREAGIPILGKTNMDEFAMGSSTENSAYGPTRNPWDPSRTPGGSGGGSAAALASHQAPLAIGTDTGGSIRQPAALTATVGVKPTYGTVSRYGLVACASSLDQGGPCGRTVEDTALLHQVIAGHDPRDSTSLDVSIPDVVAAAREGAKGDLTGLRVGVVSEFSGEGYQPGVEASFRAAVDTLRELGAEIVEVSCPNFRYALPAYYLILPSEVSSNLARFDAMRYGLRTGEGSADQVMAASREAGFGPEVKRRIMLGTYALSAGYYDAFYGQAQKVRTLIARDFDAAYQKVDVLVSPTTPTTAFPLGDKVEDPVAMYQFDLCTLPLNLAGHCGMSVPSGLVDGLPAGLQIMAPALADDRLYRVGAAYEAARGAIA
- the ligA gene encoding NAD-dependent DNA ligase LigA, which encodes MSQASDSTEPVGTGDIPPEVRQEWTELAETVRDHQFRYYVKDAPIVSDAEFDRLFGELQALEEKHPGLRTADSPTQLVGGGFSTDFAPVEHLERMTSLDNVFSEEELRDWVASAVEQAGVPENRLPFLCEVKIDGVALDLVYRDGKLVSAATRGDGRTGEDVTLNARTIEDIPVTLTPTEDRPVPSLLEVRGEVFFRLEDFAELNARLVAEGKAPFANPRNSAAGSLRQKNPAITAQRRLGMYCHGLGAVEGATFQSLHDVYLALADWGLPVSPHTAPATGVEEVVERMRYWGEHRGDPEHEIDGLVVKIDDRAVQRRLGQTSRAPRWAIAYKYPPEEVMTELLDIRVSVGRTGRVTPFAYMEPVLVAGSTVSLATLHNQTEVIRKGVLIGDTVVIRKAGDVIPEVLGPVVERRDGTEREFVFPERCPECDTVLAPAREGDADWRCPNQRSCPAQLRERLFYLASRNALDIEALGYEGASDLLASGVLENEAGLFDLTEADLLRTHLYTRIDKATRKQMEEGAEPERTVLTENGRKLLANLATAKDRPLWRVLVALSIRHVGPTAARALATRFGTMEAIRAASEEELAETDGVGQTIAASVVEWFGVDWHREIVDRWTAAGVSMADERDESIPRTLEGLTIVATGSLEGFTRDGIKEAIIARGGKASGSVSKKTDYVVVGDNPGSKAAKAEELGLTILDEAGFVELLANGPAPAETADPDADDVDR
- the gatC gene encoding Asp-tRNA(Asn)/Glu-tRNA(Gln) amidotransferase subunit GatC, which encodes MTSISRGDVAHLARLSRLELSDAELDSFAQQLTDILDHVQAVSEVAADDVPAMSHPTAITNVYRDDVVAPGLTPEQALDQAPASDEQRFEVPQILGEDA
- a CDS encoding cobalamin-independent methionine synthase — encoded protein: MTPGAGPSPSSTGPGPMPGTDPREAARVVMGECHSLPFLPELADRGPGADAIGRTLAMLADLPTDVTPRGWRLADSPGRLARRAADHLERDGDALEEADELARDPEEVPEPDRRRLQVRIVGPWSLAAQVELPGGMPVLSDRGARRDLAASLTEGAGGFAARLAGRLRAGARVLLDEPLLWKVAAGTVQSPSRLDPIAAVPADQLALSLCRFGDALRRAGAAEVMVRVPATSDPGAPPVWSVIAEPPRGETPLDGACVPASPLYSARSHAALDAAGTLLGDGRTLQLEGLPGAGRPPRTTAEAERPAAELVALLDRLGAPPQSRLPSIVLTPTADDIVSPSGAAAALRASRLVAETAPRMAE
- a CDS encoding exonuclease domain-containing protein, with the protein product MNNDITLPVTIDRNRLLAFDLETTGPDPRTAHVVTSALIEIDGPHKKARNWLADPGIEIPEGATAVHGITTAHAREHGRPHAEVIAETVEAIRQGWRDGRTLVVFNACYDLTILRRWHPTFEVAGPVIDPYVVDRAVDPFRKGKRTLEALCGQHGVRLDAAHEAAGDALAAARLAWKMLGTQQKLSGCDWRESNAQQARWHEARQRDFAAYLERCGKDASDVNTLWPMATV
- the gatB gene encoding Asp-tRNA(Asn)/Glu-tRNA(Gln) amidotransferase subunit GatB; its protein translation is MEFTEVVSRFDPVMGMEVHVELHTNTKMFCGCPTAFGAEPNTQVCPVCIGLPGALPVANRQAVEWAIKIGLALNCSIAPYSRFARKNYFYPDQPKNYQISQYDEPIAHDGYLDVQLEDGSTWRVDIERAHMEEDTGKSTHVGSATGRIHGATHSLLDFNRAGVPLIEIVSKPIVGAGERAPEIARAYVSALRDLLKSLDVSDVRMDQGSMRCDANVSLMPKGATEFGTRTETKNVNSLRSVEIAVRHEMCRQADVLESGGEVVLETRHFHESDGTTTAGRPKESAEDYRYFPEPDLAPVEPTEELIESIRATLPELPWVRRARVQADWGVSDEEMRDLVNAGALDLILATVDAGAPPAEARSWWVSYLTQQANKRGVELDALAITPAQLARVIELVAEGKLTNKLGRQVVDAVLDGEGEPDQIVADKGLEVVRDDSALQKAVDDALAAQPDIADKIRSGKVQAAGAIVGAVMKATRGQADPARVKELVIAACS